The Priestia megaterium NBRC 15308 = ATCC 14581 region CTTGTTTGGAGGGTCCAGCTACACCTGTAAACCCGATGCCAATATCCGTTTTGCATAACTGTTGAATACGCTGAGCCATTTCAGCCGCGCACTGCTCGCTAACGGCTCCGTACTGATTCAGCGTGTGTTCGCTCACTCCGAGAATATTTTGCTTGATTTCATAATGATAGGCGACCAGGCTGCCTTTTACAGCTTCTCCAGCACCTGAAACAGATGTTAAACGTTCGCTGAATAAACCGCCGGTTAAACTTTCGGCTGAAGCAATCGTTAATCCTTGTGCCGTTAATTCTTTTACCAATTCATTATGTAAAGAAGTTGCTTCGTATCCATATAAATACTCGCCTACGCGCTCTGAAATGGTTTTTTCCATTTCGTCTAACATGCGCTGTGCTTCAGCAGCATCAGCGTGCTTAGCAGTTAAGCGAAGCGTCACTTCTCCATCTCCTGCTAGCGGCGCGATCGTCGGGTTGGTTTGCGCATCAAGCAAATCTTCAATTTCCGTCTCAAGCTGTGATTCCCCTATTCCGAAAAAGCGAAGAACGCGTGATTCAATACTTTCTTTTAATTCAAGCTTTTGAGCTAAAAATTCTTGACCATACGATTCATACATTGGATAAAGCTCTTTTGGAGGCCCGGGGAATAACATATAGTGTTTTCCCTCTACCGTAAGCCCCATACCTGGAGCCATTCCGTAATCGTTAGGGAGCACTGCCGAACCTTCTAGCACAATTGCCTGTTTTTTATTGTTAGGTGTCATGATACGATTTGACTGTTTAAAATAGGCTTCAATGCTTTCAAGTGCTTCTGCATTTGTTGTCAGCTCTACTCCTAGCACACTCGCAATTGTTTCTTTTGTTAAGTCATCTTTTGTAGGACCAAGCCCGCCTGTGAAAATAATTAACTCTGCACGCGTTTGAGCTGTAGCAATCACTTCTTTTAAGCGCTGTGCATTATCTCCTACTACCGTATGATAGTAAACATTAATTCCAAGTTCGGCTAATTTTTTCGATAAATACTGAGCGTTTGTATTGGCAATTTGTCCAAGCAGCAGCTCAGAGCCGACTCCAATAATTTCAGCGTTCATCATATCATCTCCATCTTACTTATTTTGAATTAACAAAAGCCTGTTTGTTTTTAGCAAAGTAGTCCCAGCCTGAAATAACCGTAAAAATCACTGAGATCCAAAGCATTACGCTAGCAAATGGAATGGAAACCCATTCAAAAGGCAAGTTATACAACAGAATAGCTGAAATAGCTAAAATTTGAGTCCATGTTTTAATTTTACCTAACATATTTGCTGCTACAACTTCCCCTTCCCCTGCTAGTACAAGTCTTAAACCTGTGATAGCAAATTCACGGCTAATAATGATGATAGCAGCCCATCCTGCACCTGCAATTAAATCTAAGTCAACAATAGCTACAAGCGCAGCTGAAACCAATAGCTTGTCTGCTAGTGGATCTAAAAATTTGCCCAAGTTCGTGACTAAATCGTACTTTCGAGCATAGTATCCGTCTATCCAGTCTGTTGTAGATGCAATAATAAATAATGCTGCCCCTAATAGATGAGCGATCGGAATCTCTTTTCCTGCCGCCTCTACTGTGCCAAATGGTAGCGGCACCAACATAAAAATGAGGAATACGGGAATTAGAAAAATCCGCGAAATGGTAATCTTGTTTGGTAAATTCACTTCTTCTGCCTCCAATTACTGTTACAAACTGAAAGCGTGCAAACGAAGTTGTTTGCACGGCTTTAGTTTTATTATAGCGTGAATGAGTGATTAATTCACATATTATCTTTATTTACACCCTGATCACTTTTTAAAACAGGGTGTTTACTGTGCTTCTGCCGGCTGATATTGAATCGTTACAACTTGTCGAACTTGCTTGGATGAATCAAACGGCAAGTCAACCGCTTTTCCATTTACTTTTAACTCTACCCCAGGTGAATAACCGATGTTGACACGAGCTTCAGTTTCTTTCGTCAAATCAAATTCTTTTGTTTCACCTTTTTTTAGAATGGAGCTAAAGAAAGCATTTCCTTTTCCATTTTTTACATCTAACCAAGTATCTGCTTGAGTGGATGTTACTTCTAGATTAAATGCATCTGTACCGGAAAGAGCATACGTAGCACTTCTGCCTGTTTTTTGAACTTCCTTGTATTCTTGTTTACCGCTGTCTTTCTTTTCTTTTTCAGCTTTTTCTTTCTCAGCTTTTTCTTTTGCGGCTTTTTCTTTTTCAGCTTTTTCTTTTTCTTGTTCTTTCTTATCAGCAGCACTTTGTTCATCTTCTGAGTTGCTATTGTCATTTTTTGCAGTAGTTTCATTCGTTTCTTCCTGCGTATTAGACTGCTGAACTTCGCTGTTTGGAGCTTCTTGATTAGCCTGCTCCTTGTTTTTATCCGAGACGATATTTTGAGCGATTACCCAAATAATAATCCCAACAACTACAACTCCCGCCACCACTAGAACAGTTGGAAGGTAGTCATATGCTTTTGAAACTCCTTTTGTATGCTGAGGAATTTCTTTGCGGCTGCGAACGCGCGAAAGCTGCTGCGGCATGTCTTCTGTTTGAGTTGAAGGAATGTCTGATTTGTATTCTTCAAAAATAGCATCTGTGTCCAACCCAATTGCTTCGCAGTATTGCTTAATAAACGCTCGTACGTAAAATTTCCCGGGCATAACCTCATAATTGCCTTCTTCAATGCCAAGTAAATAGCGTTTTTGAATTTTCGTTAGTTTTTGTAAATCCTCTAACGACAATCCTTTGCTTTCTCGTTCTTGTCTTAACCTTTGTCCTAACTCTGTCAATGCTAACACCTACCAATTATGCTAAAAATCAAACATCGATAATCCACCGTCTTGAAACATTTGAGGACCTTCCATTATTTCATATGTAATTTTCTCATTGGGGTCGTTTCTTATTTCAATAATGTAGGCAAAATCATCTAACGAATACTCGGTATTTTGTACAAATACATCCGGATGCTCCACAATTTTTGTCGCGGGTACATTCATTATTTCTCGTACAAGCTGCCAGTGCTTTTCATTCGCTCGTTTTGTCGATACAATCCCGTCAATAATAAAAATATTATCGGCGTTGTATTCGTCAGCAATAAGCTGACTGCGAATCGTTTGTTTTAAGAGTGTAGAAGACACAAAAAGCCACCTTTTGTTCGCACATACGCTAGCTGCTACAATGGATTCGGTTTTGCCTACTCGCGGCATACCTCGAATGCCGATAAGCTTATGACCGTCTTGTTTAAACAGTTCCGCCATAAAATCTACGAGCAAACCTAATTCATCTCTTACGAAACGGAACGTCTTTTTATCATCTGCGTCCCGCTGAATATAGCGACCGTGACGCACTGCTAACTTATCACGCAATTTAGGCGGTCTCATTTTTGTCACAATGATATTATCCATTGTTTTCAAAATAGATTCAAGCCTGTCTATTTGCTCATGTGAATCACAGCGCAGCAATAATCCACGGCGAATATCATCCACTCCATTAATTGTGACAATATTAATTGACAACATTCCAAGAAGCGATGAAATATCACCTAAAAGACCCGGACGATTTTTTTGTATTTGATATTCTAAATACCACTCAATTTTCTCCATCAAACCCCTCCCATTTCTTGGCTGGCCTTCGAGAGGTGCCCCCTTTTTTTCACCTAGTTTAACTATAAATGATTTCCATTATATTATAAACCCTAAAGACAAGTAGTTCTACATTTGTTATGTATGTAAGCGCTTATTTATTTGTACTATTTATTTCTAAGAAAAAAGGAGCTCTCACACACGGTGAATTAGCTCCTTTTTAGAAACGATAACTTATTTTACTGATCCGTTATTTTGAACTAATTTCACCATGCTGCTCGCAATCGCATGCTGCTCTTCTTTAGAAGCAACGCTCCAAAGGTCTGCTAAAATTCGCTCTTGATCATTTTTTGCATCAACTTGGTTTGCTAAATATCCACCAATTTGATAAGCAAGATCATGAATAACTTCTTCTTGCATTCCTTCGTTTTGCGCATGATGTAAACGGTCGCCTAAAAAATCTTTCCAGCTATCCCAGTTTTCTAATACTGACATGAGTAGCCCTCCTTAAGGTTTATTCATATCATAGTTTGTACCTTGTTTTTGATTTTATGCACACTTTATATGTACCAGCCGCCATTAACCGATAATATTTGTCCCGTTATGTAGGAAGCTCGTGAAGATATTAAATATGAAACCGCCTCTGCCACTTCTTTTGGATATCCTATTCTTCCTAAAGGGATCTCTTCAGCCAGCTCTTTGACCTCTTCTTTTGAATAGCTGGCCATCATATCCGTTTCAATCGCTCCGGGCGCAACTCCATTTACTCGAACCCCACTTAGTGCAACCTCTTTTGCCAAAGCTTTTACAAATGTATTTTGTGCACCTTTCACCATTGAATAAAGGACTTCAAATGAAGCTCCTGTAAGTCCCCAAATGGAAGAAATCATGATGATTTGTCCGCTTTTAGCACTAATCATTTTAGGTAATAAAGCTTTGGTAATAACAAAGGGAGCCGTGATGTGAAGATAGATCATTTCTTCAGTTTCTTTTGCCGGAGTATCTGTCATTAACCCGCTAACGCTTCGTCCGCTGTTATGAATAATAACTTCTACCGGAACAATAATTTCCTCTAAAAACTTCTCCACTCCCTCTTTACATGATAAATCCGCTTGTACCGTAAACACCGTTTTTACCTTTTCAGCAAGCTCATGTGCAAGCGCCTCTATTCTGTCTCTTCGTTGATGGTAATGCAAAATAAGCGAATATCCATCCTCAGCCAATTGCTTAGCAATCGCTGTGCCAATTCCTCCGCTTGCACCTGTCACAAGGGCAAATTTCTCCATAACCTTCTCTCCTTTACATGCAAAAAAGCTGATGAACATCAGCTTTTTTGGCAACAATCATCTTTATTTAGGTACTACTTCACAAACCGTAAAGTTCTTTTCATCAATAATCTCGTTTAGCACATCTTTTATTTCGTTCACCTTCAGTTTTTCCAGCGTTTCAACAATATCAAATAAATTCATATCATTAAATGCATAGCGTGTAAACTGATTAGCGATAAACTCAGGTGAGTTTAATGAACGTAAAAATCCGCCGATTTTCTTTTTACGGATACGCTCAAGCTCCTCTTCTGTTAGTGATTTTGTTTTCATTTCAAGTAAAATTTGTTTAACTCGATCATACAGCTGCTCCGGTTGGTCCGTATCTCCTCCGATAAGAGCAAAACCAAATCCTCTTTCCTCCGTATAATCATAAGCAAATGTTTCATCAATGAGCCCGTCTGCATATAACTCCTCATAGTACGAAGAGCTTTTTCCAAATGCGTAATCTAAAATAATATTCATTGCTAACTCATATTTAAGCATTTCTCCACCTGAACGCTGCGGATTTTTCGCTTTTAGACCCACCATACATTTAGAAGACTGCACCGGCATTTTTAGTACTTGTTTTTCTTGATCCACCGTTTCAGGCTCTTCGTCAAAATGACGCTGTATGTCAGAGATTTCTTTATAATCTTTTTTCTGCTGATTGTCTCGAACTTGCTTCATTACTTTTTCCGCATCAACAGGACCTACAATGAACAACAGCATGTTGCTTGGATGGTAGAACGTTTCATAGCATGTATACAGCAGATCTTTATTAATATGTGAAATCGATTCGATCGTGCCGGCAATATCAATTTTAACAGGGTGGTTTTTGTACATATTTTGAATGGTGCCAAAATACAAGCGCCAGTCCGGATTGTCGTCATACATTGTAATTTCTTGACCGATAATGCCTTTTTCTTTTTCGACCGTTTTTTCTGAGAAGTACGGCTCTTGTACAAAGTCCACTAATGTTTCAAGGTTTTCTTCAAAATTTGACGTACAGCTGAATAAGTAAGCTGTGCGGGTAAAAGAAGTAAATGCATTGGCCGAAGCGCCTTGTTTACTAAACTGCTGAAAGACATCCCCGTCTTCTTTTTCAAATAATTTATGCTCTAAAAAGTGTGCGATTCCGTCCGGAACTTTTGTCATTTCATTTTCATTTAGTGGTACGAATTGATTGTCAATCGATCCGTAGTTCGTTGTAAAGGTAGCAAACGTTTTGTTAAACTCCGGCTTTGGCAAAATATATACCTGCAGCCCGTTATCCATTTTTTCATGATACAGCTGTTCCTGAAGCTGCGAAAATTCAATTTTCTCCATTTTCTTCACCGCCCGTTCCTGTTAAGAAATAAATTGTATCCATTTCAATTTTCTCAGCCACTTTAATAATTTCCTGCTTAGATACCGCATCAATATGCTTTAAGTATTCGTCAATTGAAATGTCTTTGCCTGTTAATTCATTATGATACATAACCTCTACTAGTCCTCGTGGAGTATCCACCGTTTCAAGCAGCTGATTGTGAATGACGGCTTTTGTTTGAGCGATTTCGCCGTCTGTGAACGACCCTTGCTTCATCTCCTGCATTTGTTCTTTAATAATGGTCACGGCTTGGTCGTAATTTTTAGCATCAATACCCGACATGACCATCAGTAATCCCTTATGACTTTCTACCCTTGAAGCGGCATAATAGGCTAAGCTTGCTTTTTCACGCACATTGATAAATAGCTTAGAATGTGAGAAACCTCCGAATATACCGTTAAATACTTGCAGAGCAAAATACTGTCTATCTCCGTATACAACATTTGTGCGGTAGCCAATATTTAATTTCCCTTGTTTTACTTCTTGTTTTTCCACTACTTCATTTACTTTTGAGATATCTTTAGACGTAATAGAATCTTCAATGTCTTTTTGCTCGCGCTTTGGTAACGTAAATGTTTCTTTTACTGTTTGTAAAACCTCTTCGACTTGCAAATCTCCAATAGCATAAAGGTGAATGGCATCTTCTTTTAACACCTGCTGATAATAGGCGTACAAACTTTCACCTGTAATTTCTTCCACGTCGTCAATTTGACCGTTTACATGTAAAGAGTAAGGTTCTTCTTTACACATTTCTTCGACTAGTCTTAAATTAGCATAGCGCATTTTATCATCAAATACGGCTTGAATTCTCTGACGAAGCGAACGCTTTTCTTTTGTCATAATATCCTTTAAAAAAGAGTCCCCTTCAACTGCTGGCTTTAATAAAATATCGCCAAGAAGCGCTAACGCTTTTTGCAAAAGCGGAGTTGAATCTTTCAAATATTTTTCATTCGCTATATCAATGCGAATCGTAATATCGTGGTTATCACCTTTTTTTGTTAAGTCTACTTGTAAAGTAGCACCATAAAGCTCATCTAAATATGTACGAAGCTTTGTCGTAGACGGCAGCGACTCGGTAGCGCTTTGAAGCACATAAGGTAAAAGGGCACGCATTGTCACCGTTTTCTTATCTAAAGGGGCATTTAGTTTTAAAATGAACGTGTTTGTTTTGTACTTAGCTGTTTGAATGGTATGAACAGTCAATCCTTCTAGTTCATGTTTTTGTTCAGTCAATAATTTCATATATAAACCTCCTTTTAAATTTTGATGTATTAACTAGACAATACTTCTATTTTGAATCTTTAACGCTAATTTTAGTCTTATAACCACTATATCGAATTCAAGGAAACATTTTCAAGTAACTTGCCGCGCGCTTCCTCATTTCTTTTCATATTCTTTCTCTCAATGAAAAAAAGGCGGAGAAAAGAATATGATTCCTTTGTCTCCACCTTCTATATTTATCCAACTTTAGTCATTGTTAGACCTCGTATAGAGGATTTATTAGCGGCGGCCTTTTTCATAAGGAACGCCTAGCGCTTTAGGAGCCTCAGCACGTCCTACAAAACCAGTGAGTGCTAAGATTGTTAATACGTACGGTGCAATGGTTAAAAGGACGGATGGGATATCTTGAATAACCGGAATCTGAGCTCCCGTGATACTCAAAGACTGTGCTAATCCGAAAAACATGGCTGCACCTAAAGCACCAATAGGATGCCATTTTCCAAAAATCATAGCTGCAATAGCAAGGAACCCTTGTCCAGCAATCGTTCCCGCTGCAAAATTTGTAGCGATAGACGTAGCATACACCGCTCCGCCGATTCCAGCGAACATGCCGGAAATCATAACGCCAACGTAACGCATTCTTACAACTTTGATCCCCATCGTGTCTGCTGCCATTGGGTGTTCACCAACTGAACGAAGACGAAGACCAAACGGCGTTTTATAAATGATGTACCATACAGCAAAAGCTAGCGCAATTGCAATGTAAGACGTAATAGGAACATTCGAAAACAGAATTTTGCCGATTACTGGAATGTCTGATAGACCTGGAATACTTACTTTATCGATACGGAATTGGATAAAATCTGTTTGTCCTTTCCCAAAAATCTTTTTGATTAAAAAGATTGAAAGACCCGCAGCTAGAAAATTCAGCGCTACACCACTTACAGTTTGATCTGCTTTTAATGTAATACTTGCAACAGCATGAATCAGCGAAAACACAGCGCAAACAACAGCCGCAATTACTATCGCTACCCACGGGGCCCAAGCACCTAATGAATCCTGAAGTAAAAGGGTTGAAACAATACCTGTGAACGCGCCAAACATCATCAGCCCTTCTAATCCGATGTTCACGACCCCGGAACGTTCACTAAATATCCCTCCAAGCGCGGTAAAGATAAGCGGTGCAGCTGAATAAAGCGCCGCTGGAATAATAATGGCTAACACCTCTAAGAAGTTCATTTTGCTCCCCCCTTGCCTGCACGGCCAAGCACCCAGCGAATTAAATAACTAGATGCAACAAAAAAGATAATAAGCGCAATGACAATTTGAATTAATTCAGACGGTACCCCTGTCATAAAGTTCATTTGAGGAGCCGCCGTTTGCAATCCTCCGAAAAAGAATGAAGCTAATAAAATTCCAATTGCGCTGTTAGCTCCTAAAAGGGCTACGGCGATACCGTCAAACCCCGTACCCGTAAACGCAGTGAATGTGCCCATATACTGAAATGTTCCAAGCCCTTCCATTGCCCCGGCAAGCCCGGCAAAAGCGCCTGAAATCGCCATGGATAATACAATGTTTCGGCCTACATTCATTCCTGCATACTGTGAAGCATGTTGATTAAAACCAACAGCTCTTAGCTCGAAGCCCTTAGCTGTTTTATTCAAAATAAACCACATTACGACGGCTGCAGCGATGGTAACAAGAATGCCGTAATGAAGGCGGGAGTTATTGGTTAACTGTGCTAAAAAGCTTGATGCTAAAGATGCCGATTCTTTAATATCATACGATTTTTCATTACCCGCATATAAATACGTACGGATTAAGCTGCTCGTTGTATAAAGGGCAATATAGTTCATCATTATGGAAACAATTACTTCATGAACATGAAATTTTGCTTTTAAAAATCCTGGAATAAACGCCCAAACTGCTCCAGCTGCAGCTGCTGCTAATACAGCTAAAGGAATATGAATGACCGCTGGTAAATCAAACGCATACCCAACCCATACTGAAGCCAACCAGCCAACTAAAAGCTGTCCTTCTACTCCAATGTTAAAGAGACCAGTTTTATAAGCAAACGCAACCGCGATACCAGCCAGAGCAAGAGGAGTCATGGCACGAATCGTTTCTCCAATGGCTTTTGGCGTTCCAAACATCCCGTCAAAAAGAGATTGATAGCCAAGCATTGGATCATAGCCGCCTAGTAACATAATAACCGCTCCGGCAATGAGTCCTAATATGGCCGATACAACAGGGATCAAAATCATCATTACACGTTCATTTTTCACAAGTTTATTCATGCTGTTCCACCCGCTTTCTCACGCGTACCGCCTGCCATTAATAAGCCTAACTCTTGTTCATTCGTTTCTTTTGGATCTACAATGTCGACTATTTTCCCTTCATAAATAACCGCAATGCGATCGCTTAAATTTATTACTTCATCGAGTTCTAGTGAAACGAGCAGCACTGCTCGTCCTTTATCTCGTTCTTCAATCAGCTTTTTATGAATAAATTCAATGGCTCCTACGTCCAGCCCCCTCGTTGGCTGAGCCGCAATTAATAGTTCCGGACTGCGGTCTACTTCACGGGCAATAATGGCTTTTTGCTGATTTCCGCCCGATAGCGATCGCGCTTGTGTAAATTCACTAGGCGTTCGCACATCATATTCTGCAATTAGTTCTTTTGCCTTTTTATACATCTCTTTATAATTTAAAATACCTGATTTAGACATCGGCTTTTGATAATACGTTTGAAGACCAATATTTTCACCTATTGTATAATCTAATACCAGTCCGTGCTTATGACGATCCTGCGGAATATGTCCTATTCCTGACTCCGTAATTTTACGAGTGGATAACGTAGACAATTCTTGATTTTTTAATGTGATCGAGCCCGACTTTATTTTTCTCAGACCCGTAATTGCCTCAATCAGCTCTGTTTGACCATTACCATCTACACCCGCGATGCCTACAATTTCGCCTGCCCGAACGCTTAGATCAAGTGAACTTACAGCCTCTACTCCTCGGCTGTCTTCTACTACTAATTCTTTTATTGTTAACACAGCTTCTTTTGGAGTCGCTGTTTTCTTTTCAGTTTTAAAATGCACTTCTCTTCCTACCATTAAAGCAGCAAGTTCATCAGGGTTGGTCTCTTGCACATTTACCGTGCCAACCCCGACGCCTTTTCGGATAATTGTACAGCGGTCACACACTGACATAATTTCTTTTAATTTATGCGTAATTAAAATAATCGACTTTCCTTCTTGAATTAACTTTTTCATAATTTGAATTAATTCCGTAATTTCCTGAGGTGTTAAGGCGGCAGTAGGTTCATCAAAAATAAGAATGTCAGCTCCTCTGTAAAGCGTCTTTAAAATTTCCACTCGCTGCTGCATGCCAACTGAGATATCTTGAATCTTCGCATATGGATCTACCGATAATCCATATTGATTTGAAAGCTCTTGAATATCTTGAGCTGCTTTTTTAATATTAATTTTTCCCGTTCGCGTCGGTTCGTTTCCAAGAATAATATTTTCTGTTACTGTAAAGTTTTGAACGAGCATAAAATGCTGATGAACCATCCCAATTCCTAAGTCATTCGCTACGTTAGGGTCTGTGATGTTGACTTCTTGGCCGTTTACACGAATCTGCCCTTTTTCAGGCTGATAAAGTCCAAATAAAACGTTCATCAGCGTTGACTTACCCGCACCATTTTCTCCTAACAAAGCATGAATTTCTCCCTTTTTCACTTGGAGTGTAATATTGTCATTAGCGACAATACCGGGAAACTCTTTGCGAATATCTAGCATTTCAATAACATATTCCACTGCTTTCACTCCCTATTCCTGCCTGCTACAGGATTCTGTCTTCCGTTTTTTGGCTATGAAAAAGGCTAGTTTTCACTAGCCTTTTATACTCATATAATCATTGCTTAACAGACGTCAGCTTATTTTTTAAGCGTTTTTTCAAACTCTTTAAATTCTTTATCCGTTTGAGGCACTGTAATGTCACCGTCTAGAATTTTTTGCTTATACTCATCAACTGCTTTTAGCGCATCTTTGCTTACATTATCTTGTGATGGAGCAATTCCTACTCCGTCTTCTTTTAAGCCAAACACAACTTCTTTACCACCTGGGAATTTGTCGTCCATTGCTTTTTTAGCAACATCTTCTACAGCCAAGTCAACGCGTTTAACCATCGAAGTTAACGTTACGTTTTCAGGCATACCTTCTTCATGCTGATCGCGGTCAACTCCAATTACCCAAACTTTTTTGTCTTTCCCGCCTTTTGAACGGTTTTTAGCTTCTGTAAATACGCCGTTTCCAGTACCGCCAGCCGCTTGATAAATAATATCAGCGCCTTTACTGTAAATCGTAGAAGCAATAGCCGAACCTTTTTCTGGAGAGTTAAAACTTTCTGCGTATTGAGAGATAACTTCAGCATCTGGGTTTACAGATTTAACACCTGCTTTAAATCCGTTTTCAAACTTCTTGATTAATGGAGATTCAACGCCTCCGATAAAGCCGATTTTGTTCGTTTTTGTTTGTTTAGCTGCCACTACCCCTACTAAGAAGGAGCCTTGCTCTTCTTTAAATAGAATGCTTGCCACGTTATCTAAGTTCTCTGACTTTAGCGTATCGTCTACTAATGCAAAGTTAGCATCAGGGTACTGCTTTGCTGCTTTTTTAATATCTTCTTTTAATAAAAAGCCAATTCCATACGTCAAGTTATAGCCACTCTCAGCAAATTTAGAAAGATTGCTCTCGTATTCAGATGCTTTTGTAGACTGCAAATATTTATATCCAGTCCCTTCATCAAGTCCGTTGTCTTTCCCGAACTTTGTCAGACCTTCCCAAGCAGATTGGTTAAACGATTTATCATCTACCCCGCCCGTATCTGTTACCATTCCCACTTTAAAATCTGCCGCTTTTTTATCTCCGCCGCTCTTGCCTGCGTCGTCTGAGCCACACGCGCTTAAAAGTGTTCCTGCCGCTAATACTAGTGATAATGCAAGTCCCGTTTTACGTTTTAACATGTTTTAACCCCCTGAATAGTTTTAAAAGTATAAAGCCAATTTTCTATTTCGTCCTTGTGACCTACATTTGACACCTCCTTAAAAGGACAATGTTAAACAGTTGTAAATTTTCTGACATTTAAACACAAAAAAACTAGACGCGTTTACGCAGTACTTGGAAACTGAATTGATCTGCTTTAAAATAATTGATGGAATATAAAATGGGTTCATCATGCTGGTCATAATGCATTTGTTTCAGTACAAGCAAAGCGGTTTCTGGTTCGCATTGTAAAATAGGAGAAACTTTTTCATGATAGCCTAGAGGCTCAATGTTTGCCACGGCGTATGAAATGTGTTTTCCTGCTTGTTTTTCAAGAATTTCTAGCAATGACTCTTGTCTATATTCAAAATTTTCAGGCAATACTTTTTGAGGAACCTTGTCCATGCAATATACCACCGGCTCTCCGTTTGCCGTTCTCACCCGTTCAACAAATAAAATTTGTTCATCTTCCCCGCAAGCAAAACGTGTTAAATCATTTTCAGACAACTCTTGTATTTGAGAAGATAAGAAGATTGTTCCAGCCTTCATACCGGCTTGTTCAATCATATGTGTTATACTATTTAATTGCTCAATCCCTGACAAAAAAGTAGGCTTCGTGTTGACAAATGTTCCCACGCCGTGTCTGCGAACAATAATATTCTCTTCTTCTAATATGCGAAGTGCCTCACGTAGCGTTGCGCGGCTAACCCCTAGCTGCTTTGATAAATCAAACTCTGAAGGGAGTCTTTCCTTTTCTTTAAAAATTCCTTTTTCTATATTTTGTTTAATTTTATCAATCACTTGTAGATACAAGTGCCGATTATCCGCACGTATAGACATCACTCTTCCTCCATATTAAAAAGTCATCAGACCTCTGATGTTCGACTACTTAATCGAAAATAA contains the following coding sequences:
- a CDS encoding ABC transporter ATP-binding protein → MEYVIEMLDIRKEFPGIVANDNITLQVKKGEIHALLGENGAGKSTLMNVLFGLYQPEKGQIRVNGQEVNITDPNVANDLGIGMVHQHFMLVQNFTVTENIILGNEPTRTGKINIKKAAQDIQELSNQYGLSVDPYAKIQDISVGMQQRVEILKTLYRGADILIFDEPTAALTPQEITELIQIMKKLIQEGKSIILITHKLKEIMSVCDRCTIIRKGVGVGTVNVQETNPDELAALMVGREVHFKTEKKTATPKEAVLTIKELVVEDSRGVEAVSSLDLSVRAGEIVGIAGVDGNGQTELIEAITGLRKIKSGSITLKNQELSTLSTRKITESGIGHIPQDRHKHGLVLDYTIGENIGLQTYYQKPMSKSGILNYKEMYKKAKELIAEYDVRTPSEFTQARSLSGGNQQKAIIAREVDRSPELLIAAQPTRGLDVGAIEFIHKKLIEERDKGRAVLLVSLELDEVINLSDRIAVIYEGKIVDIVDPKETNEQELGLLMAGGTREKAGGTA
- a CDS encoding ABC transporter permease, producing the protein MNKLVKNERVMMILIPVVSAILGLIAGAVIMLLGGYDPMLGYQSLFDGMFGTPKAIGETIRAMTPLALAGIAVAFAYKTGLFNIGVEGQLLVGWLASVWVGYAFDLPAVIHIPLAVLAAAAAGAVWAFIPGFLKAKFHVHEVIVSIMMNYIALYTTSSLIRTYLYAGNEKSYDIKESASLASSFLAQLTNNSRLHYGILVTIAAAVVMWFILNKTAKGFELRAVGFNQHASQYAGMNVGRNIVLSMAISGAFAGLAGAMEGLGTFQYMGTFTAFTGTGFDGIAVALLGANSAIGILLASFFFGGLQTAAPQMNFMTGVPSELIQIVIALIIFFVASSYLIRWVLGRAGKGGAK
- the yfmF gene encoding EF-P 5-aminopentanol modification-associated protein YfmF, with amino-acid sequence MKLLTEQKHELEGLTVHTIQTAKYKTNTFILKLNAPLDKKTVTMRALLPYVLQSATESLPSTTKLRTYLDELYGATLQVDLTKKGDNHDITIRIDIANEKYLKDSTPLLQKALALLGDILLKPAVEGDSFLKDIMTKEKRSLRQRIQAVFDDKMRYANLRLVEEMCKEEPYSLHVNGQIDDVEEITGESLYAYYQQVLKEDAIHLYAIGDLQVEEVLQTVKETFTLPKREQKDIEDSITSKDISKVNEVVEKQEVKQGKLNIGYRTNVVYGDRQYFALQVFNGIFGGFSHSKLFINVREKASLAYYAASRVESHKGLLMVMSGIDAKNYDQAVTIIKEQMQEMKQGSFTDGEIAQTKAVIHNQLLETVDTPRGLVEVMYHNELTGKDISIDEYLKHIDAVSKQEIIKVAEKIEMDTIYFLTGTGGEENGEN
- a CDS encoding BMP family lipoprotein, yielding MLKRKTGLALSLVLAAGTLLSACGSDDAGKSGGDKKAADFKVGMVTDTGGVDDKSFNQSAWEGLTKFGKDNGLDEGTGYKYLQSTKASEYESNLSKFAESGYNLTYGIGFLLKEDIKKAAKQYPDANFALVDDTLKSENLDNVASILFKEEQGSFLVGVVAAKQTKTNKIGFIGGVESPLIKKFENGFKAGVKSVNPDAEVISQYAESFNSPEKGSAIASTIYSKGADIIYQAAGGTGNGVFTEAKNRSKGGKDKKVWVIGVDRDQHEEGMPENVTLTSMVKRVDLAVEDVAKKAMDDKFPGGKEVVFGLKEDGVGIAPSQDNVSKDALKAVDEYKQKILDGDITVPQTDKEFKEFEKTLKK
- a CDS encoding GntR family transcriptional regulator, translated to MSIRADNRHLYLQVIDKIKQNIEKGIFKEKERLPSEFDLSKQLGVSRATLREALRILEEENIIVRRHGVGTFVNTKPTFLSGIEQLNSITHMIEQAGMKAGTIFLSSQIQELSENDLTRFACGEDEQILFVERVRTANGEPVVYCMDKVPQKVLPENFEYRQESLLEILEKQAGKHISYAVANIEPLGYHEKVSPILQCEPETALLVLKQMHYDQHDEPILYSINYFKADQFSFQVLRKRV
- a CDS encoding ABC transporter permease; the encoded protein is MNFLEVLAIIIPAALYSAAPLIFTALGGIFSERSGVVNIGLEGLMMFGAFTGIVSTLLLQDSLGAWAPWVAIVIAAVVCAVFSLIHAVASITLKADQTVSGVALNFLAAGLSIFLIKKIFGKGQTDFIQFRIDKVSIPGLSDIPVIGKILFSNVPITSYIAIALAFAVWYIIYKTPFGLRLRSVGEHPMAADTMGIKVVRMRYVGVMISGMFAGIGGAVYATSIATNFAAGTIAGQGFLAIAAMIFGKWHPIGALGAAMFFGLAQSLSITGAQIPVIQDIPSVLLTIAPYVLTILALTGFVGRAEAPKALGVPYEKGRR